The Leishmania braziliensis MHOM/BR/75/M2904 complete genome, chromosome 4 genome includes a window with the following:
- a CDS encoding putative adenosine monophosphate deaminase: protein MSAQSTDEAISLASISSYPGRQRSTSTAYAEDRAVNKNGGNGDPAAAFHGTSRVPSAPGGTGATAANGPSMSCRGRFSSSLFNSTSGGSVPIAAVSSSTGVGSGVSTQSRVRPTSLQYRQPSSVMWGELAAARGRTSAVGSAGNNNNNNTSAVTNVYTLQLPGDDGGVEMAAAQPRLLGALRMRETYKDVDKGHCEVNGGGSSSSNSNGGVNRLASVSVFAAEASRPTQPVQGAPHPAQPTPPQQQQQVLPQPPMTGPTTLQQVDGVFFWSDEKTPIASLAQFRADVLTLAACVQHPSCVAASKYRLEVLEEKYHLHRLYNTDVEENTDRYRRGGGLFANACRVDTCVGASTAMNAQSLVEYIQRTIDEHGNDVVGVSDDTPWGIGLVTTGTGSGVGAPNGEQLTLARVCELLGLPDPYLLTVEGLGLQPSVNRALPYYNALDPSMNGSGRNSAALLRLFLSIGEHSQRGTYLAGAIQPYLTRNELRTGGVQATEMTLEITGALAQEWENTATWVRTHELDSFCTNQFQLAFPVTKWCSRGGAAANRAPSLSFGMHTGRADGDEPRDDRSITGNDMHGVGHCLSGSGAGGNAVSAAALPSGASPDEVLNYDNYQQLLDHIFLPLFMATLAPEDPKYVDLAALLQRTGAILLTGNENADVMGSTAAGDGGRKRASGGGADGGVAAVDATALHGDAMSTGWRRRPADTPYTEPVSLTYLCYYIWANLCSLNALRRRRGQNVLQLRVVASSATMPNTSSAHDASLLLLSYLIADVVVDAVALDRQPVLQYLYGLHQIGVAMCPIARSSLGTTSLDEHPVARLLWRGLCVSLCTLNPLYYHSSQDPLLEEYTTAAKVHRLSPTDISEMTLHSVCMSSFEEEVKAVWLGTGFLRDGWRANAVELTSVPTARLQLRHESWTAERKLLLLSPGSPTGLMIGAAVPVAEAGPRLEDAQSGARRDVRTAPNRFTAVLSPGRSAVSTPAPSTQPGIVSAGGAAGALQSQAPYAVLDPAVDFPRAALIGPFDRDIQNAHLVQALHRALDLRHQYSSLPLPPQPSRSTVVAAGDGVVSTDVKAGWLAALTHDPQTVLPHPTQSMSWAFKKSASSPHDKGVGGGHAPNATGASSYLQFDEDEWKYKTVEGIIVPHEVHQIPRLPQDMYHYTEFCNHVEEIRRLIDHIHVRDFALRRLQLLEHRFKLHAAVNHSRELGSTAARASHNRDFYQSTKVDNNIRMETGMTARQLLAFIVDKATHNGDDIVSHPKGKEPQTLRQLLSELHITADSLTVDDLNVQAGATSSDGGAPQNPFAPEGQRQDELLTLLLKTDNQMNGRYFAELTKRTFEELSRDRHTFTESRLPVYGASAEEWALLSHWFDTHGMSSSHNQWVVQVPRIYSSLRTAGRVASFAEYLEHIFEPLWRISLHPHSDPRLFHFVNHIAAFDCVEDERRPEVPLHLAMRAPHAWTSEEEPPYNYYLYHLYANLRSLNHFRQRRRFSIFSFRPSCGEAGSVDHLIGGFLLAQGINYGVRLADSAPLQYLFYLAQVGVTLSPLSNNTKLDLNYLHNPFPEFFRRGLRVSLGTDSPLLYHHTQEPLLEEYSIASKVWKLSPSDLSEVARNSVLLSNFSVKFKEEKLGPLHFLSSSAGNDTAKTHLPDVRVAYRFEAYHTEVGFLEYISGQHFHRAMLTLEMEAQCKQLCGVGTGNGSGTSAGEHDRGARATPATGSSGSSDAAGLIDTTPKEEDLLQLEAQRTRMQRQLQELTGAVNDLHRQNRLLTTKLAEEKERDQMAAQLRRQRVSDTLRERQGLATQQKVHATRNGSPSVPHQLTPSAASSSQSQSPLSSELLRVDAEAASVSPAAVATPSALPLPPSTLHASGDSAFSAVRNRKQQQGGAVAQTRRLLARTESLWRTTSVQEEGGGKDMQPPPQLPPLEVPTSSTSQPSVSPVPLCKR from the coding sequence ATGAGTGCTCAGAGCACTGATGAGGCCATCAGCCTCGCCTCCATCAGCAGCTACccagggcggcagcgcagcacctccaccgcgTACGCAGAGGACCGGGCGGTCAACAAGAACGGCGGCAACGGTgaccccgctgccgccttccATGGCACTAGTCGCGTGCCCTCCGCCCCTGGCGGGAcgggcgccacagcagccaaCGGGCCTTCCATGTCGTGTCGCGgacgcttctcctcctccctcttcaaCAGCACGAGCGGTGGCAGTGTGCCCATCGCCGCTGTCTCGAGTAGCACTGGCGTCGGAAGTGGCGTGTCAACGCAGTCGCGTGTACGGCCGACCAGCCTGCAGTACCGTCAACCGTCTAGTGTAATGTGGGGCGAACTCGCGGCAGCGCGCGGTCGTACGTCGGCagtcggcagcgctggcaacaacaacaacaacaacacgtCCGCTGTCACCAATGTATATACTCTGCAGCTACCAggcgacgacggtggcgtTGAGATGGCCGCTGCACAACCGCGGCTGCTGGGCGCACTGCGCATGCGCGAAACGTACAAGGACGTTGACAAGGGTCACTGCGAAGTgaacggtggcggcagcagcagcagcaacagcaacggcggaGTCAACCGCCTCGCTAGCGTCTCTGTTTTCGCTGCCGAGGCGAGCCGCCCTACACAGCCAGTCCAAGGCGCCCCGCACCCAGCCCAACCGACgcccccgcagcagcagcagcaagtcCTCCCGCAACCACCCATGACGGGACCCACCACTCTGCAGCAGGTGGACGGCGTCTTCTTCTGGTCGGATGAAAAGACGCCAATCGCCTCACTGGCACAGTTTCGCGCCGACGTGCTCACGCTGGCGGCGTGCGTGCAGCACCCCTCCTGCGTTGCGGCGAGCAAGTACCGCCTGGAGGTGTTGGAGGAGAAGTACCATCTCCACCGACTCTACAACACTGACGTCGAAGAAAACACCGACCGCtaccgccgcggcggcggcctcttCGCGAACGCCTGCCGCGTCGATACCTGCGTCGGTGCCTCGACAGCTATGAACGCTCAGTCGCTGGTGGAGTACATCCAGCGCACCATCGACGAGCATGGCAATGACGTCGTTGGCGTGTCTGACGACACACCATGGGGAATTGGATTGGTCACGACAGGTACCGGCAGCGGTGTGGGGGCGCCGAATGGGGAGCAGCTAACGCTGGCTCGCGTCTGCGAGCTGCTCGGCCTCCCCGACCCCTACCTGCTGACGGTGGAAGGGCTCGGCCTGCAGCCCTCGGTGAACCGTGCCTTGCCCTACTACAACGCTCTAGACCCGTCGATGAACGGCAGTGGTCGCAACAGTGCCGCACTGCTtcgcctttttctctccatcGGTGAGCATTCACAACGGGGGACGTACCTGGCGGGTGCGATCCAGCCATACCTGACGCGCAACGAGCTGCGCACAGGCGGTGTCCAAGCGACCGAAATGACGCTCGAGATTACCGGTGCGCTCGCCCAGGAATGGGAGAACACGGCCACGTGGGTACGGACGCACGAGCTCGACAGTTTCTGCACTAATCAGTTTCAACTTGCCTTCCCAGTCACTAAGTGGTGcagtcgcggcggcgccgccgcgaaTAGggctccctccctctcctttggcATGCACACCGGCCGCGCAGACGGCGATGAGCCGCGCGATGACCGCTCGATCACCGGCAATGACATGCACGGCGTCGGTCACTGCCTCTCTGGCTCGGGGGCTGGCGGGAACGCCGTCTCTGCCGCGGCCCTCCCATCCGGCGCGAGTCCTGACGAGGTGCTGAACTACGACAACTACCAGCAGTTGCTCGACCACAtatttctccctctcttcatgGCCACGCTGGCACCTGAGGACCCAAAGTACGTTGACCTCGCAGCACTTCTGCAGCGCACCGGTGCGATCCTACTTACTGGCAACGAGAACGCGGACGTCAtgggcagcaccgcagcaggcgaTGGTGGACGCAAGCGTgcgagcggtggtggcgcggaTGGTGGCGTCGCAGCCGTCGACGCCACGGCGCTTCATGGGGACGCGATGAGCACTGGCTGGCGACGTCGTCCGGCTGACACGCCCTACACAGAGCCCGTCTCCCTCACGTACCTCTGCTACTACATCTGGGCGAACCTGTGCTCTCTCaacgcgctgcgccgccgtcgtgggCAGaacgtgctgcagctgcgtgttGTGGCATCAAGCGCCACGATGCCAAACACGTCCTCGGCGCACGATGCGAgtctcctgctgctgtcctATCTCATCGCTgacgtcgtcgtcgacgcCGTCGCGCTGGACCGGCAGCCGGTACTGCAGTACCTGTACGGTCTGCACCAGATTGGCGTAGCCATGTGCCCCATCGCCCGCAGCAGTCTCGGCACCACGAGCCTGGATGAACACCCTGTGGCACGCCTGCTGTGGCGTGGTCTCTGCGTCTCCCTCTGCACTCTCAACCCGCTCTACTACCACTCCTCACAGGacccgctgctggaggagtacacgacggcggcgaaggtCCACCGCCTCTCACCGACCGACATCAGTGAGATGACGCTGCACTCTGTGTGCATGTCGTCGTTCGAAGAGGAAGTGAAGGCGGTGTGGTTAGGCACGGGGTTCCTGCGCGACGGCTGGCGGGCGAACGCGGTCGAGCTGACCAGCGTACCAacggcgcggctgcagctgcgccacgaaTCATGGACAGCAGAGCGTAAACTATTACTTCTGTCGCCTGGCTCCCCAACGGGCCTCATGATAGGGGCCGCAGTGCCCGTCGCCGAGGCCGGGCCGCGGTTGGAAGACGCGCAGAGCGGGGCCCGCCGCGACGTGCGCACAGCACCGAATCGCTTCACTGCTGTACTGTCACCGGGTCGCAGCGCAGTCAGCACCCCAGCCCCGAGCACCCAACCAGGCATAGTGTCGGCGGGCGGGGCAGCTGGTGCGCTTCAGTCGCAGGCACCGTACGCTGTGCTGGACCCCGCTGTCGACTTCCCGCGCGCCGCTCTCATTGGGCCATTCGACCGCGACATCCAAAACGCCCACctcgtgcaggcgctgcaccgtgcccTGGACCTGCGCCACCAGTACAGCTCACTGCCGCTACCACCCCAGCCTTCCCGCAGTACGGTCGTCGCCGCTGGCGACGGTGTGGTCAGTACTGACGTCAAGGCCGGCtggctggcggcgctgaccCACGACCCgcagacggtgctgccgcatcCAACGCAGTCGATGAGTTGGGCCTTCAAAAAGAgtgcgtcgtcgccgcacgATAAGGGGGTGGGCGGCGGGCACGCGCCTAacgccaccggcgccagcTCGTATCTGCAGTTTGACGAGGACGAGTGGAAGTACAAGACGGTGGAAGGCATCATTGTGCCACATGAGGTGCACCAGATTCCGCGCCTGCCGCAGGACATGTACCACTACACGGAGTTCTGCAACCACGTTGAGGAAATACGTCGCCTCATCGACCACATCCACGTCCGCGACTTTGcactgcggcggctgcagctgctggagcaccgCTTTAAACTGCATGCGGCAGTGAATCACAGCCGCGAGCtcggcagcacagcagcgcgtgcgtcTCACAACCGCGACTTTTATCAGTCGACCAAAGTGGACAACAACATCCGTATGGAGACAGGCATGACGGCGCGCCAGCTGCTCGCCTTTATCGTGGACAAGGCAACGCACAACGGCGACGATATTGTGTCGCACCCTAAAGGCAAAGAACCCCAGACACTGCGCCAGTTGCTTTCGGAGCTGCACATCACGGCAGACTCGCTGACAGTGGACGACTTGAACGTGCAGGCCGGTGCAACATCGagtgacggcggcgcgccgcaGAACCCGTTTGCCCCTGAGGGGCAACGGCAGGACGagctgctgacgctgctgctgaagacgGACAACCAGATGAATGGCCGCTACTTCGCGGAGCTGACGAAGCGCACCTTTGAGGAGCTGTCGCGCGATCGGCACACCTTCACGGAGAGCCGCCTACCCGTCTACGGCGCCAGTGCCGAGGAGTGGGCTCTCCTGTCGCACTGGTTTGATACCCACGGCATGTCCTCCTCGCACAACCAGTGGGTGGTACAGGTTCCGCGCATCTACAGCTCTCTCAGAACGGCAGGCCGAGTCGCCAGCTTCGCCGAGTACCTCGAGCACATCTTCGAGCCCCTGTGGCGCatctccctccacccccacaGCGACCCTCGCCTTTTTCACTTTGTCAACCACATTGCCGCCTTCGACTGCGTCGAGGATGAGCGGCGGCcggaggtgccgctgcacctcgccATGCGCGCCCCGCACGCGTGGACAAGTGAAGAGGAGCCGCCGTACAACTACTATCTCTACCACCTGTACGCCAATCTGCGTTCGCTGAACCACTTccgccagcggcgccgcttctctATCTTCTCCTTTCGCCCCAGCTGCGGGGAGGCCGGCAGCGTCGATCACCTCATCGGCGGTTTTCTGTTGGCGCAGGGCATCAACTATGGCGTGCGCCTCGCCGACagtgcgccactgcagtACCTGTTTTATCTGGCCCAAGTTGGTGTGACGCTGAGCCCGCTCAGCAACAACACAAAGCTGGACTTGAATTACCTGCACAACCCCTTCCCTGAGTTCTTCAGGCGTGGGCTGCGCGTCTCGCTTGGCACGGACAGCCCGCTGCTCTATCACCACACGcaggagccgctgctggaggagtacTCCATCGCCTCGAAGGTATGGAAGCTGAGCCCGAGCGACCTCTCCGAGGTGGCGCGCAACAGCGTGTTGCTGTCCAACTTCAGTGTGAAGTtcaaggaggagaagctAGGGCCCCTGCACTTCCTTTCCAGTAGCGCCGGCAACGACACTGCGAAGACGCACCTGCCCGACGTACGCGTCGCGTACCGCTTCGAAGCATATCACACAGAGGTGGGCTTTCTCGAGTATATCTCCGGTCAGCACTTTCACCGCGCGATGCTGACGCTCGAGATGGAGGCGCAGTGTAAGCAACTTTGCGGCGTCGGCACAGGTAACGGCAGTGGTACGTCTGCGGGAGAGCACGACCGTGGCGCGAGGGCCACGCCGGcgaccggcagcagcggcagcagcgatgctgccGGCCTCATCGACACAACTCCAAAGGAGGAAGACCTTCTGCAGTTGGAGGcacagcgcacgcgcatgcagcggcagctgcaggagctgacCGGCGCCGTCAACGACCTCCACCGGCAGAACCGCCTCCTCACGACGAAGCtcgcagaggagaaggagcgtgATCAGATGGCGGCTCAGCTACGCCGCCAGCGGGTCAGTGACACGCTGCGTGAGCGGCAGGGGCTTGCGACGCAGCAGAAGGTGCACGCCACCCGGAATGGCAGTCCATCCGTCCCCCATCAATTGACGCCGTCTgcggcctcgtcgtcgcaGTCACAgtcgccgctctcctccgAGTTGCTGCGGGTAGATGCGGAGGCTGCGAGCGTATcaccagcggcagtggcaacgCCAAgtgcgctgccactgccgccgtcaACTCTTCACGCATCGGGCGACAGCGCCTTCAGTGCAGTGCGCAAtcgcaagcagcagcaaggcggcgcggtggcgcagacaCGTCGACTGCTTGCGCGCACGGAGTCTCTgtggcgcaccacctccgtgcaggaggagggcggcggcaaGGACATGCAACCGCCCCCGCAGCTCCCCCCGCTGGAAGTCCccacctcttccacctcgCAGCCATCGGTGTCACCCGTGCCACTGTGCAAGAGGTAG